A segment of the Asinibacterium sp. OR53 genome:
TCAGTCCAATGGCATTGCAATGATTCGCCTGCAGCTGTGCTACAATGTTTTTATTGATATAACCGGCATACACCATGGTTACGATCTTCAGGGTCTCAGCGTCGGTGATCCGTCTGCCATCTATCATCTGTTGCTCAACCCCCAGTTGGGCCGCCAGCTTTGTTGCCAGCTTGCCTCCTCCGTGAACCAATATTTTATGTCCTTTCAATGCGGCAAAATCTTTCAGGAACGATTCAAGTTTTTGCTCATCGTCTATGATGTTTCCGCCGATCTTGATCACATAGAGCTTTTCCATGATGCTTATTTTCCCGATTGTAATAATTCTGCCAGTACTGCCTGCGCAGCCCATACCCTGTTACCGGCTTGTTGTGTTACCAGGCTGTGTGCACTGTCGAGTATTTCATCGCTCAGTTCCACATTCCTTCTTACGGGCAGGCAATGCATCACTTTTGCATTGTTGCTGGCTTTCAGCTTTTCTTCTGTCAGCATCCATGCCGGATCGTTCTCATAGATCTTACCATAATCGGTATAAGTGCTCCAGTTCTTTACATATACATAGTCTGCACCTTTCAATGCTGCATCCTGGTCATGTGTAATGGCAGCTCCTTTGGTGAACTGCTCTGCGAGTTCATAATCCTGCGGATGAGTGATGACAAAATCGGCTTCTCCCCATGCATTTATCCATTGAGAAAAACTATTTGCTACACATTGTGGCAGTGGTTTTACATGTGGCGCCCAGGTGAGTACGATCTTGGGTTTGCGTTTCGCATTTTGTGCCCGGTAATGTTCCTGTATGGTAATGATGTCTGTCAACGATTGCAAAGGATGCAGTGTAGCGCTTTCCAAACTTACAACAGGTACACCAGCATATTTAATGAACTGGTGGATGAACATTTCGCTGTAATCCTCTTCCCGGTTCTTAAGAGAGGGGAATGTACGTATGCACAGTATATCGAAATATTGCCCCAATATCGGCGCAGCATCTTTGATATGCTCTACCGTATTACCGCTCATGATGGCGCCTTCTTCAAACTCAAGCGCCCATCCTTCTTTATCTACATTGAACACAATGGCTTCCATACCCAGGTTGCGCGCGGCCACTTGTGTGCTCAAACGCGTACGCAGACTGGGATTCAGAAACAATAAACCAATTCGTTTATCCGCTCCGAGCTGTCTGTCGGCAAAAGGATTTGCCTTATATGCCAACGCTTTTTCAACGAGCGCATTGATATTGGGAACATCATGAACGGAGATAAATTGTTTCATTGTTATAGTATTATGCGAGGTACTGTTATGCGTTTTCTGTTGCATGCGCTGTTATTTCAGCGATGGCTTCTTTCAATACGTCCAGGAATTCATCTACCTGTTTGCGTGTGATGGCTAAAGAAGGCAACAGACGTATTACATTCGGCTTGGCTTCTCCGGTAAATACGTTGTGGTCGAACAATAATTTTTTCTTCAGGTCTTTCAATGCTTCCGGCACATCAAATCCAATCATCAATCCGCGGCCGCGCACGTTCTGTATGCCTTCGACGGCTTTCAGCCTGTTGAGCAGGTATTGTCCTCTTTGCTTTGCCACATCTATTAACTGGTCTTGCTGTATCACTTCCAGCACCGCCAGCGCTGCTGCACAAGCCAATTGGTTCCCGCCAAAAGTAGTGCCCAGCATGCCGTACTTAGGTTGTATATGCGGTGCTATTAATATGCCGCCTATCGGAAATCCATTGCCCATGCCTTTGGCCATGGAATAAATATCTGCATTCACACCGGCATAGTCATGCGAGAAGAACAAACCGCTTCTGCCATAACCGCATTGAACGCTATCAGCAATATATACCGTACCGTATTCGTCGCACAATTGCCTGATCAATTTCAAAAACGACTCATCGGCAATATTAATACCGCCTACACCCTGTATTCCTTCAATGATCACAGCAGCGATCTCCTTTCCCTCTTTTGCAAAACAATCCTGCAATGCCTGCTGATCGTTGAACGGAAGGAAAATAATATTATCTGTCTCATTCACCGGTGCCACGATCGATTTGTTATCGGTAGCGGCCACTGCCAGTGAAGTTCTTCCATGAAATGATTTGCTGAAAGCGATTATTTTTTTTCTCCCCGTATGAAAAGATGCCAGCTTCAACGCGTTTTCATTGGCTTCGGCGCCACTGTTGCAAAGGAAGAGCTGATAATCCTGTTTGCCGCTCACTTCTCCTAATTTTTTAGCCAGTTCCAGCTGAATAGGAATATGAATGGAGTTGGAATAAAAAGCGATCTTTTCCAGTTGATCTTCTATTCGGCGCACCCAGTGTGGATGTGTATGTCCGATACTGATAACGGCATGGCCGCCATACATGTCTAAATACTGTACACCGTTCTCATCCCATACATAAGACCCCTGGGCCTTGGTGATGGTGATGTTGTTGAGGGGATAAACGTCGAATAATTTCATGGTCTTCCTTATTAAAAATAGTTTGCTTTCAATTTTAGTCCTGCTGTTTCATCCAGTCCAAATAACAGGTTCATGTTCTGCACTGCCTGCCCGCTGGCCCCTTTCAGCAGGTTATCCGATGCGGAGTGTACCGCTATCTTGTTACCTTGTTTTTCAATATGCAACAGGCATTTGTTGGTATTCACCACCTGCTTCAGATCAATCATGGTGTCGCTTACATGCGTAAAAGCGGCGTCCTTGTAAAAATCTTTGTACAGTTGTTTTATTTCTTCAATCGGAGACGCACAATCGATGACTGAAGTAACATAGATACCTCTTGTAAAGTCTCCTCTCCAGGGAACGAAGTGTACATCTGCCGCATCACTGCCCTGCAATTGTTGCAGGCTTTGACGTATTTCTTTGATATGCTGGTGCTGCAATGTTTTGTAAGCTTGTACATTGTTCGCTCTCCAGCTGAAATGTGACGTAGTGCTCAACCCCTGTCCTGCGCCTGTTGATCCGGTGATACCGGTAGTATATACATCACGCAGTAAACCTGCTTTGGCCAATGGCAACAGGCCCAATTGAATCGTGGTAGCGAAACAACCCGGGTTAGCAATATTAGCCGCTGTTTTGATCTGCGCTTTGTTCAACTCCGGCAGTCCGTAAACAAATTGCCTGTTGCCGATCGAAGCATGCGCTGCCAGCCTGAAGTCCTGTGAAAGATCGATCACTTTGATCTTTTCAGCCACCGAATTTTGTTCCAGGAATTTCCTCGCATCGCCATGTCCCACACAAAGGAACAGCACATCGATGTCATCGCTTAGTGTGCCGGTGAATTGTAAGTCTGTTTCACCCACAAGGTCGGCATGCACTTTACTCACAGGATTACCTGCGTTGCTGGTGCTGTGTATGAATGCTACATCAACATCAGGATGGTTGATCAACAGGCGTATCATCTCCCCACCTGTATATCCTGCTCCTCCTACTATGCCTGCTTTGATCTTTTTCATGACTTACTGGTTGCTTTCTTTTACATTATGATAAATAGAAGTCTGGTTGCCGAAGATCTTCGAGAAACCTCTCACATCTTCTCCCGTCCAGCCATTATTCATCTCTCCGTATTTACCAAACTTGCTGCTCATCAGGTCGTATTTCGATTCGATGCCAATGATTTGGAAATGATAAGGATGCAATTGCACAAATACATCACCTGTAACATTGGCTTGTGAATTTTCCAGGTACGCTTCAATATCCCTCATTACCGGATCGAGTATTTGCCCCTCATGCAGCCAGTTACCATAAAACTGCGCCAGCTGGTCTTTCCAGCTCAGTTGCCACTTGGTTAACACATGCTTTTCCAGTGCATGATGTGCTTTCAGTATTACCATGGGTGCCGCAGCTTCAAAGCCAACGCGGCCTTTAATACCAATAATAGTATCACCCACATGGATATCCCTGCCCACACCATAAGGGCCGGCAATGGTTTGCAGGTATTGAATGGCTTGCGCAGGGTGATCGAATGACTGATCGTTCACTGTTCTCAATTCTCCCTTTACAAAACCCAATTTTACTTCTTCAGAACCGGTTTTGGTAACCTGTGTAGGCCAGGCTTCTTCAGGCAACATGCCTTTCGACTGCAAAGTTTCCCTTCCACCTACGCTGGTGCCCCACAATCCTTTATTGATGGAGTAAGCCGCTTTGGTAAAATTCATTTCCACACCTTTGGACTTGAGGTATTCGATCTCTTCTTCCCGGCTTAAACGCAAATCTCTTATAGGCGTAATAATTTCCACTCCAGGGATCATGATGTTGAAGATCATATCAAACCTTACCTGGTCGTTACCCGCACCTGTACTTCCATGAACCACTGCAACAGCGTTCAGCTTTTTGGCGTGCTCGGCAATATGCAGGGCTTGGCTCAATCGCTCGGCGCTCACACTTAGCGGGTAAGTATTGTTCTTGAGCACATTACCAAATACCAGGTATTTGATGATGCTTTCGTAATAGCTGTTTACGGCATTCACCGTGGTATGTGTTTTCACGCCCAGCTTGTAGGCATGCTGTTCTATATGCTGTAACTCGGCTTCGCTGAAACCGCCGGTATTCACAATTACGCTGTGCACTTCATAACCCTTCTCTTCTGTCAGGTATTTTACACAATAGGAAGTATCGAGGCCGCCACTGAATCCGAGAACTACTTTTTGCATGATATGACTGGTTTTGAAAATGATTAAAGGTGAAAGAAATAATGAAACAATGATTTGGGTTTACCCGAAGAGCCGGAGCTCTCTTTTCTTTTGAAAAAACTCAGCAACCGGCTTTGCTTGATCTTCATGAATCTTTCCCAGAGCTTGGATTGCTTATTGAATTCCTGCGTGGTCTCTTCCGGCGTATAATGATCGGCCGGATCGTATAACATGGCTGTGCACATACAATTCTTCCTGTCTTTACTCATCAGGATATCGTAGTTCACGCAGCTCTTACAACCTGCCCAGAATTCTTCATCATCTGTCAGTTCACTGTAGGTAACAGGCTCGTAACCCAGCTCGCTGTTGATCTTCATCACGGCAAGACCCGTGGTTAAGCCAAATATTTTGGCCTTCGGGTATTTTTCCCTCGACAGGTTGAAGATGGTTCTCTTGATGAGCTTGGCTACGCCGCTTTTCCTGAATACAGGCGCTACGATGAGACCGCTGTTCGCAACGAACTCATCATGCCCCCAGGCTTCTATATAGCAAAAGCCTACCCAGGTGCCATCTGGCAGGAGGGCGATGACGGCTTTGCCTTCCGTCATTTTCTGCGCAACATAATCCGGACTACGTTTGGCAATCCCCGTGCCACGCGCTTTTGCAGAAGCTTCCATCTCATCAGTGATGGTTTGCGCGTAGTGTGTGTCGCCACTATTGGCTACACGGACAATAATATTTTGTTCCAACTTGCGAAAATTAATAACGTGAAAAAGAAACGCTGCTCTTGTCGAAGGATTCCGGGGGATTTTCCACTGATAGGGGCAAGTGCCAGTTGCTCGTCCTATCAGCAACCACGTCGGGGGAAGGAAATAAAAGCGGCTTCCATTGAGCCCACCCTTAACGGGGAATTCAATGAAACTAAATTAATATGTGTAATTGCCTGCTTCACTTTGCGAATATCTTTTCAGTGATTTGAAGGTGTAAAATTAGTATAGTTTACAATAAATACCCTCAATTTTTTATGAAAATTTGGTTAAGCTCGGTCATTCGTGGCACTTACGGCTGTTAGCATAAAAAAGGCCACCCCGTCTTTCAAGGATGGCCACCATTTATACCAAGCAATAACAAACTATTATTCCATGCCCCCGGGTTTTCCGCCACCGCCTCCCATCCGCATCATATCACCCATACCCATTCTGCCACCCTCCCTGAACATTTGACGCATCTTATTGTTGTCGTTTCCACGCTGCATATTATTAGCGCCAAACCGTCGAAGATTATAGGTAAAGCTGATCATGAAATACCTTGTGAGCACTTTATTCTGTATATCCTGCCAGCCGGTAGCAGTTACCTGGCGGGTGAGCGACACGTTCTGGTTCAACAGATCAAATACATAGAATTTGAGTTCCCCGGCTTTATTTTTGAACATTTGTTTCGATAAGCTGGCGTTCCACAAGGGAATGGCTGTATTGTACCCGGCGCTCCGGCCACTGCTGTATGTATAGCCAAAATCGGTAGATAGCATCCAGCCGCTTTTAGTGTAGTAAGTAGCTGCCGTAGAAGCGTCCTGGGTAAAGGTATTGTTGTTCTGCTCGGGTTTGAGCGTATACCTCGCCATCACATAAGTGGGGGTATAGAAAAAGTTCATGTCAAAATTATCTTTCAAATTGGTTGTCCATGCAATGGTTCCGCCCAATGAATGATTACGGGTATAGTTGCTCAGCCCGTTGATCAACGCCTGGCTCTGGTTGGTTGACAGGTTAGCCCTCAGGTTCATATTACTTTTGGGCGATTTGATCTGGAAACCATAGTTAAAGAAAGCATTGACATTGTAAGTTCCGCCGAGATTCACCGGCTTCACCATCTGGCCGCCATTGGGCAGTAATGTGGTGGCATTCTGGATATCATTCTGTACTACGCTGGCATTCACGGTTGCGAAAATGATCCTGCCTGTAGTAGCTTCGTAGGAATTATACAATACGCGGAAACTGTGTGTGAATTGTTGCTTCAGATCCGGATTACCTACTTTAATGTTGAGTGGATTGCTGTTGTCCACTAC
Coding sequences within it:
- a CDS encoding N-acetylornithine carbamoyltransferase, whose protein sequence is MKQFISVHDVPNINALVEKALAYKANPFADRQLGADKRIGLLFLNPSLRTRLSTQVAARNLGMEAIVFNVDKEGWALEFEEGAIMSGNTVEHIKDAAPILGQYFDILCIRTFPSLKNREEDYSEMFIHQFIKYAGVPVVSLESATLHPLQSLTDIITIQEHYRAQNAKRKPKIVLTWAPHVKPLPQCVANSFSQWINAWGEADFVITHPQDYELAEQFTKGAAITHDQDAALKGADYVYVKNWSTYTDYGKIYENDPAWMLTEEKLKASNNAKVMHCLPVRRNVELSDEILDSAHSLVTQQAGNRVWAAQAVLAELLQSGK
- a CDS encoding aspartate aminotransferase family protein, producing MKLFDVYPLNNITITKAQGSYVWDENGVQYLDMYGGHAVISIGHTHPHWVRRIEDQLEKIAFYSNSIHIPIQLELAKKLGEVSGKQDYQLFLCNSGAEANENALKLASFHTGRKKIIAFSKSFHGRTSLAVAATDNKSIVAPVNETDNIIFLPFNDQQALQDCFAKEGKEIAAVIIEGIQGVGGINIADESFLKLIRQLCDEYGTVYIADSVQCGYGRSGLFFSHDYAGVNADIYSMAKGMGNGFPIGGILIAPHIQPKYGMLGTTFGGNQLACAAALAVLEVIQQDQLIDVAKQRGQYLLNRLKAVEGIQNVRGRGLMIGFDVPEALKDLKKKLLFDHNVFTGEAKPNVIRLLPSLAITRKQVDEFLDVLKEAIAEITAHATENA
- the argC gene encoding N-acetyl-gamma-glutamyl-phosphate reductase, producing the protein MKKIKAGIVGGAGYTGGEMIRLLINHPDVDVAFIHSTSNAGNPVSKVHADLVGETDLQFTGTLSDDIDVLFLCVGHGDARKFLEQNSVAEKIKVIDLSQDFRLAAHASIGNRQFVYGLPELNKAQIKTAANIANPGCFATTIQLGLLPLAKAGLLRDVYTTGITGSTGAGQGLSTTSHFSWRANNVQAYKTLQHQHIKEIRQSLQQLQGSDAADVHFVPWRGDFTRGIYVTSVIDCASPIEEIKQLYKDFYKDAAFTHVSDTMIDLKQVVNTNKCLLHIEKQGNKIAVHSASDNLLKGASGQAVQNMNLLFGLDETAGLKLKANYF
- a CDS encoding argininosuccinate synthase, whose protein sequence is MQKVVLGFSGGLDTSYCVKYLTEEKGYEVHSVIVNTGGFSEAELQHIEQHAYKLGVKTHTTVNAVNSYYESIIKYLVFGNVLKNNTYPLSVSAERLSQALHIAEHAKKLNAVAVVHGSTGAGNDQVRFDMIFNIMIPGVEIITPIRDLRLSREEEIEYLKSKGVEMNFTKAAYSINKGLWGTSVGGRETLQSKGMLPEEAWPTQVTKTGSEEVKLGFVKGELRTVNDQSFDHPAQAIQYLQTIAGPYGVGRDIHVGDTIIGIKGRVGFEAAAPMVILKAHHALEKHVLTKWQLSWKDQLAQFYGNWLHEGQILDPVMRDIEAYLENSQANVTGDVFVQLHPYHFQIIGIESKYDLMSSKFGKYGEMNNGWTGEDVRGFSKIFGNQTSIYHNVKESNQ
- a CDS encoding N-acetyltransferase, which produces MEQNIIVRVANSGDTHYAQTITDEMEASAKARGTGIAKRSPDYVAQKMTEGKAVIALLPDGTWVGFCYIEAWGHDEFVANSGLIVAPVFRKSGVAKLIKRTIFNLSREKYPKAKIFGLTTGLAVMKINSELGYEPVTYSELTDDEEFWAGCKSCVNYDILMSKDRKNCMCTAMLYDPADHYTPEETTQEFNKQSKLWERFMKIKQSRLLSFFKRKESSGSSGKPKSLFHYFFHL